A window from Citrus sinensis cultivar Valencia sweet orange chromosome 3, DVS_A1.0, whole genome shotgun sequence encodes these proteins:
- the LOC102611440 gene encoding jasmonoyl--L-amino acid synthetase JAR4 isoform X1 — protein sequence MRLTLGSLKMLEKMETVDVDELIEEFETITKDAERIQRETLRKILEENASAEYLQNLGLNGRTDPESFKSCVPLVTHEDLQPYIQRIIDGDISPILTGKPITTISRSSGTTQGKPKFLPFNDELMETTLQIFRTSYAFRNREFPIGKGKALQFIYGSKQSKTKGGLNAGTATTNVYRSSTFKAEMKAMQSQCCSPDEVIFGPDFHQSLYCHLLCGLIFREEIQLVFSTFAHSLVHAFRTFELVWEELCDDIREGVLSSRITVPSIRAAMSKILKPNPELADLIHKKCSGLSNWYGLIPELFPNAKYLSGIMTGSMEHYLKKLRHYAGDLPLMSADYGSSEGWIGANVNPSLPPELATFAVLPNIGYFEFIPQRLGNLESQVLCIEPKPVGLTEVKVGEEYEIIVTNVAGLYRYRLGDVVKVMGFHNSTPELKFICRRNLLLTINIDKNTEKDLQLSVDEAAQLLAEEKQEVVDFTSHVDLSTDPGHYVIFWEVSGEVNDEVLKECCNCLDRSFVDAGYVSARKVNAIGPLELRVVLKGTFQQILDHYLGLGAALSQFKTPRCVGPTNKTVLQILCNNIGKSYFSTAYG from the exons ATGCGATTGACTCTTGGCTCG CTGAAAATGTTAGAAAAGATGGAGACAGTGGATGTAGACGAATTGATAGAGGAATTCGAAACGATCACAAAGGACGCGGAGAGAATTCAAAGAGAGACTCTGAGGAAGATTTTGGAAGAAAACGCATCGGCTGAGTACTTGCAAAATCTCGGCCTCAATGGACGAACCGATCCCGAAAGTTTCAAGTCTTGTGTTCCACTTGTCACTCATGAGGACTTGCAGCCTTATATTCAGAGAATTATAGATGGTGATATTTCACCAATCCTCACTGGCAAGCCCATTACGACTATATCACGGAG TTCTGGGACGACTCAAGGAAAGCCCAAATTTCTACCCTTTaatgatgaattgatggaaACCACCCTGCAGATTTTTCGAACTTCCTACGCCTTTAGAAACAG AGAATTCCCAATTGGGAAAGGAAAGGCCTTACAGTTTATATACGGCAGCAAGCAATCTAAAACTAAGGGGGGTCTGAATGCTGGAACTGCTACTACAAATGTCTATCGCAGTTCAACATTTAAAGCAGAAATGAAGGCGATGCAGTCACAATGTTGTAGCCCTGATGAAGTAATCTTTGGTCCTGATTTCCACCAATCATTATACTGCCATCTCCTATGTGGGCTGATCTTCAGGGAAGAGATTCAACTTGTATTCTCAACCTTTGCCCATAGTCTTGTTCATGCTTTTCGGACATTTGAGCTCGTTTGGGAAGAGCTATGTGATGATATAAGGGAAGGGGTTCTTTCCAGCAGAATCACTGTCCCTTCAATCAGGGCGGCTATGTCAAAAATTCTCAAGCCAAATCCTGAATTGGCCGATTTGATCCATAAAAAATGCTCAGGATTGAGTAATTGGTATGGGTTAATACCTGAGCTTTTTCCTAATGCGAAGTACCTGTCTGGAATCATGACTGGGTCAATGGAGCATTATCTGAAAAAGTTGAGGCACTATGCAGGGGACCTTCCTCTTATGAGCGCTGATTATGGTTCTTCTGAGGGGTGGATTGGAGCAAATGTGAATCCAAGTTTGCCCCCAGAGTTGGCTACGTTTGCTGTGCTTCCTAATATCGGATATTTTGAGTTCATTCCTCAGAGGTTGGGGAATCTTGAGAGCCAAGTTCTTTGCATAGAACCCAAGCCAGTAGGATTGACTGAAGTCAAAGTTGGGGAAGAGTATGAGATCATTGTCACCAATGTTGCAG GTTTGTATCGGTACCGGCTAGGGGATGTGGTGAAGGTTATGGGCTTCCATAATTCAACCCCagaactcaaatttatttgcaGGAGGAACCTATTGCTAACCATAAACATTGACAAGAACACTGAGAAGGATTTGCAGCTATCTGTCGACGAAGCTGCCCAGCTTTTAGctgaagaaaaacaagaagTAGTTGACTTTACGAGTCATGTTGATTTGTCAACAGATCCTGGTCACTATGTGATCTTCTGGGAAGTCAGTGGTGAAGTCAATGACGAGGTCTTGAAAGAATGCTGCAATTGTTTGGATCGTTCCTTTGTCGACGCAGGTTATGTCAGTGCACGCAAGGTCAATGCCATAGGGCCGCTCGAACTCCGAGTTGTTTTGAAGGGCACCTTCCAACAGATTTTAGATCATTACCTTGGATTGGGAGCTGCTCTTAGTCAGTTTAAAACCCCTAGGTGCGTTGGACCTACCAACAAGACTGTGTTGCAAATCTTATGTAATAACATTGGTAAGAGCTACTTTAGTACTGCTTACGGGTAA
- the LOC102611440 gene encoding jasmonoyl--L-amino acid synthetase JAR4 isoform X2 encodes MLEKMETVDVDELIEEFETITKDAERIQRETLRKILEENASAEYLQNLGLNGRTDPESFKSCVPLVTHEDLQPYIQRIIDGDISPILTGKPITTISRSSGTTQGKPKFLPFNDELMETTLQIFRTSYAFRNREFPIGKGKALQFIYGSKQSKTKGGLNAGTATTNVYRSSTFKAEMKAMQSQCCSPDEVIFGPDFHQSLYCHLLCGLIFREEIQLVFSTFAHSLVHAFRTFELVWEELCDDIREGVLSSRITVPSIRAAMSKILKPNPELADLIHKKCSGLSNWYGLIPELFPNAKYLSGIMTGSMEHYLKKLRHYAGDLPLMSADYGSSEGWIGANVNPSLPPELATFAVLPNIGYFEFIPQRLGNLESQVLCIEPKPVGLTEVKVGEEYEIIVTNVAGLYRYRLGDVVKVMGFHNSTPELKFICRRNLLLTINIDKNTEKDLQLSVDEAAQLLAEEKQEVVDFTSHVDLSTDPGHYVIFWEVSGEVNDEVLKECCNCLDRSFVDAGYVSARKVNAIGPLELRVVLKGTFQQILDHYLGLGAALSQFKTPRCVGPTNKTVLQILCNNIGKSYFSTAYG; translated from the exons ATGTTAGAAAAGATGGAGACAGTGGATGTAGACGAATTGATAGAGGAATTCGAAACGATCACAAAGGACGCGGAGAGAATTCAAAGAGAGACTCTGAGGAAGATTTTGGAAGAAAACGCATCGGCTGAGTACTTGCAAAATCTCGGCCTCAATGGACGAACCGATCCCGAAAGTTTCAAGTCTTGTGTTCCACTTGTCACTCATGAGGACTTGCAGCCTTATATTCAGAGAATTATAGATGGTGATATTTCACCAATCCTCACTGGCAAGCCCATTACGACTATATCACGGAG TTCTGGGACGACTCAAGGAAAGCCCAAATTTCTACCCTTTaatgatgaattgatggaaACCACCCTGCAGATTTTTCGAACTTCCTACGCCTTTAGAAACAG AGAATTCCCAATTGGGAAAGGAAAGGCCTTACAGTTTATATACGGCAGCAAGCAATCTAAAACTAAGGGGGGTCTGAATGCTGGAACTGCTACTACAAATGTCTATCGCAGTTCAACATTTAAAGCAGAAATGAAGGCGATGCAGTCACAATGTTGTAGCCCTGATGAAGTAATCTTTGGTCCTGATTTCCACCAATCATTATACTGCCATCTCCTATGTGGGCTGATCTTCAGGGAAGAGATTCAACTTGTATTCTCAACCTTTGCCCATAGTCTTGTTCATGCTTTTCGGACATTTGAGCTCGTTTGGGAAGAGCTATGTGATGATATAAGGGAAGGGGTTCTTTCCAGCAGAATCACTGTCCCTTCAATCAGGGCGGCTATGTCAAAAATTCTCAAGCCAAATCCTGAATTGGCCGATTTGATCCATAAAAAATGCTCAGGATTGAGTAATTGGTATGGGTTAATACCTGAGCTTTTTCCTAATGCGAAGTACCTGTCTGGAATCATGACTGGGTCAATGGAGCATTATCTGAAAAAGTTGAGGCACTATGCAGGGGACCTTCCTCTTATGAGCGCTGATTATGGTTCTTCTGAGGGGTGGATTGGAGCAAATGTGAATCCAAGTTTGCCCCCAGAGTTGGCTACGTTTGCTGTGCTTCCTAATATCGGATATTTTGAGTTCATTCCTCAGAGGTTGGGGAATCTTGAGAGCCAAGTTCTTTGCATAGAACCCAAGCCAGTAGGATTGACTGAAGTCAAAGTTGGGGAAGAGTATGAGATCATTGTCACCAATGTTGCAG GTTTGTATCGGTACCGGCTAGGGGATGTGGTGAAGGTTATGGGCTTCCATAATTCAACCCCagaactcaaatttatttgcaGGAGGAACCTATTGCTAACCATAAACATTGACAAGAACACTGAGAAGGATTTGCAGCTATCTGTCGACGAAGCTGCCCAGCTTTTAGctgaagaaaaacaagaagTAGTTGACTTTACGAGTCATGTTGATTTGTCAACAGATCCTGGTCACTATGTGATCTTCTGGGAAGTCAGTGGTGAAGTCAATGACGAGGTCTTGAAAGAATGCTGCAATTGTTTGGATCGTTCCTTTGTCGACGCAGGTTATGTCAGTGCACGCAAGGTCAATGCCATAGGGCCGCTCGAACTCCGAGTTGTTTTGAAGGGCACCTTCCAACAGATTTTAGATCATTACCTTGGATTGGGAGCTGCTCTTAGTCAGTTTAAAACCCCTAGGTGCGTTGGACCTACCAACAAGACTGTGTTGCAAATCTTATGTAATAACATTGGTAAGAGCTACTTTAGTACTGCTTACGGGTAA